In Oscillatoria salina IIICB1, the following proteins share a genomic window:
- the hisA gene encoding 1-(5-phosphoribosyl)-5-[(5-phosphoribosylamino)methylideneamino]imidazole-4-carboxamide isomerase yields MEVIPAIDLLEGRCVRLYQGDYTLSQVFSDNPVEVAKRWEQEGATRLHVVDLDGAKQGKPVNHEAIAAIVNSVSIPVEVGGGLRDRTSIAQLFDLGVRWAIVGTVAVEQPQLVKEFCQEFPGKIIVGIDARNGKVATKGWLETSEVTATELAQQMAELGAAAIIYTDILRDGTLEGVNTEALRELATKIEIPVIASGGVSSLSDVLSLLALEPVGVNGVIIGRALYTGDISLSEAVKAVGNGRWQDIPPDTGFSNFA; encoded by the coding sequence ATGGAAGTAATTCCAGCAATAGATTTATTAGAAGGACGCTGCGTGCGCTTGTATCAAGGAGATTATACGCTGTCGCAGGTGTTTAGTGACAACCCAGTGGAAGTAGCAAAGCGTTGGGAACAAGAAGGCGCAACGAGACTCCACGTGGTAGATTTAGATGGGGCGAAACAAGGTAAACCAGTTAATCACGAGGCGATCGCCGCAATCGTCAATTCAGTTTCCATTCCGGTAGAGGTAGGTGGTGGTTTACGCGATCGCACCAGTATAGCCCAACTTTTCGATTTGGGTGTACGTTGGGCGATCGTGGGTACAGTTGCAGTGGAACAACCCCAACTGGTGAAAGAGTTTTGTCAAGAGTTTCCTGGTAAAATTATCGTCGGCATTGACGCTCGTAATGGTAAAGTAGCTACCAAAGGTTGGCTAGAAACTTCCGAAGTAACAGCTACCGAACTCGCGCAACAAATGGCAGAATTAGGGGCAGCCGCGATTATTTACACCGATATTCTGCGCGATGGTACTCTCGAAGGTGTAAATACGGAAGCTTTACGAGAATTAGCCACGAAAATTGAGATTCCGGTTATTGCTTCTGGGGGCGTTAGTTCACTTAGCGATGTTTTAAGTTTACTCGCCCTGGAACCTGTCGGCGTAAATGGTGTAATTATCGGTCGCGCCTTGTATACTGGCGATATCTCTCTATCGGAAGCAGTAAAAGCAGTGGGAAATGGACGCTGGCAAGATATCCCTCCCGATACAGGATTTTCTAACTT